From the Flavobacteriales bacterium genome, the window GCTCACGTTGATCCAAGGTTAGGTCACTTCCGAGGTCCCGCGAAGCTAAAAGTGTTCCGGAAGTGTCGAGAACATAGAGTGTTCCATTATTTCCGGCCGCGTCGAATGAAGCAAAAGGTTGTCTTCGATGCAGGCCATCTGTACGGCCCGCGATGATCAATATTCGAGCAAGCGAATCTTGACCCCATGCAAAGCTTTGAACTCCGGGCAATCCGGCAGCCGTAACTTCTTCTAGTTGAATCGAAAAGGGAGCCTGAGCATGGAGTTGAAATTCTGCCGGGAGGATGGTGAAAAACAAAACAAAAGAGCGCATACTTGTCTAATTTCGGGGCAAGGTATACGCTCTTTTGAACCCAAACTATGACTTTGGTCGCTTACAGATTTCTTGTTCTGTAGCCGTAGAATAAGTGAATGGCATAGAAGAACATTATAAGTGGAATCAACATGATCTTCCAATGGAACTCGCCAAGGTAAACGATGTTGATCACGGCGACCAGGATGCTACCTATTGCAGCCCAATAAGCTCTGAATAAAATGCTCTTTCGCTGAATCCATACAGCCAGAGGTGCTACAAGTAAGATCACTAAAAAGGGGAAGTAGGTTTTCCATAATAAAATGTTTAAAATTTCATCTCATTCAGAGAGGGGAGGGTCCTCCGCAAATGGCATCGTGCGTGGGGCCGAAACACCAGGTGCTCGATTCGTCCCCGAGCCATTGTACGTCTTCAACTCAATTTGCACTTTTGGGTCTAAAAGCTGAGAAAGAGTTACAGCTAATTTAGGTTTATTTTTGATTCTGCCTCACACCCGTCCAAAATAAATTTTTCTGAGGCATAAAAAAGGAGCGCTGCCCAAAGGGCTGTATTGCTCCATGGCACAAGGCCAGTAGAGATATGGTCCTAATCCGGCACAACCGATCAATGCTGCTGAGTAGTCGTAGTAATTACACCCATCTCTTTCGCGACCTGCGATACCAAATAATTCTTCAAATGGCTCGGAGTGCTCTCTGAGCGCATCGAACATCTTAGGAATGCAATCCGAATTGCAGACTTCAGGGAGCGATTGAATTTCTACGCCATTCGCCTCAGCCTGTTCTCCGGCCGTTTGAAGGATCAGGGAAAATGCTTGTCCTTCTTCGTTGGAGATTTCTAGAAGCGTTTTGATGGCAGTTTCATCATTTTCAACGAATGCAACTTCTAGATCGTTCCATATTTCGGGCTTTTGAACGATTCGTCGACCGATTTCATTCCATACAGCGACGAGCTGCGAGTGAATGATAGCCAAATCATCATCAGAAACCTGATCTGTCGTTTTTGTTTCCGGTTTCAGAGATTGGTCTTCCTCATTTTCACAGGACCAAAACACCATACTTATGGCGACTAGTCCCGCTGCGATAAAAATTTTCTTCATGACTCATAGAGTTTAAATGGTTAAAAATTGAAATCGCAGAATTCCAGAGGGTGCAGAGTGCCTGATTGTCAATGAACTAAACCGAAAGTACGAAAATATTCACGAGGCCTTGTTCGAACCGTCGAGCGTTTTGGACATTGCGTATTTCTTTCTTTTTCGTTTGGTGGTTCCATAAAAGGTCGTATCTTTGTCGTCCAATTATCGCGGGGTGGAGCAGTTGGTAGCTCGTCGGGCTCATCCCGCTACAAGAACCGAATGAGCCCGGGAATTTCCTGGGCTTTTTTCATTTCTGGATGGCTCGAAGCTCGCTTCGATGCCAGAAGGAAATGAGAAAAGCCGGTGTCACCGAGCTCTTTCGATTCTTGTTAAGCATCCCCAAACCAGGTCCTTCGGCTTCGCCGAAAGTCCTTGTAGCTCATTGGCAGGCGCAAGCTCGCTTGCAGCCTGTCGGTAGCGAAAAAAGCGAGTGAAGCGAGGCCTCGATTGGCTTTGTTAAGCACCCCCAAACCAGGTCCTTCGGCTTTGCCGAAAGTCCTGCCCCCGCTACTATTCCACCGGAAACCTCAGTAAACACTGGGGTTTCGGTGTTTTTAGGGTAATCATCGGGACCATATCGGGACTGATGTGTGTTGAGTTACGTGCGGCGGTGCAGCCAAAGCCGTAAAAAAATGCCTGACCTTAAAAAATTGATGCCGGGTCAAATCCGGTACACCCCCCCCCACAGTTCTATCAAGGAGAAGTTGACACCTTTGTGTGGTACCGTTGCTGGCACCCCATCGAAGGCAAAATGAAGCGCAAGAAGATCAAGCTCAAGCGCATCAAGAACAAGCGTGAACGCCGCAAACACGCCAACGAGCTCATCCGCAAACTCAATCGCGAACTCGAATCCGGATACAACCCGTGGATGGAACAAGAATCGGCCAACGCCTTTGCCACCGTCGACGAGGTGTTCGATCGATACCTGCTCTTCAAGCAACGCGATTGTAAAACAGGCGGCATTCGCAAAGACTCGCTCCGCACCGATACATCGTTCATCAGCGTCTTCCGCAAGTGGTTAAAGGAGAACCATTTCGATCTGGTATACATCATGGAGCTCAAGCGGTCACACCTCATGCAGTACCTCGACCACATGTATTTGGATCGGGAAGTTTCAGCGCGCACCCGCAACCACCACCACGACTTCCTAGTAAAGCTTGGCCGCTGGATGGTCTCCCAAGAATACTGCAAGGCTAACCCGGCTGAGGAGATCCCAAAACTGCGCGAGGCTCCCCGCCGACGCCAACCCATTAGCGCGGTCAATAAGGTACGCCCGCATGAGTTTCTTCAGGAGCACGATCCGCACTACCTCCGTCTGTGCCTTGCCGCCTACTACTGCCTCATTCGCCGTAAGGAGCTCTGCTTCATAAGGGTGAAAGATGTGTACCTCGATCGAGGCTACATTTACGTGGGACACGAGGTGGCCAAGAACCGAAAGGAGCGCTCGGCCACCATCCCCAAGGTGTTCGAAAAAGAGTTGCGGAGCCTGCGGCTCGATGATTGTCCGCCCAATTATTACCTCTTTTCTGCTGACGGGTTTAAACCCGGCCCCGAAATGCTGAATCCAAAAAAGATCACCGATGTCCGGACCAAGTACCGGCGGCAAATACCGCTGCCGCCAAACAACCAGTTCTACAGCCTACGTGAAACGGGCATAACGGATATGGTCCACAAGATTGATCCCCACTCGGTTCGCGACCACGCCGACCACCATAGCCTTGAGATCACCAATGGTTACGTTGCGCAGGACATGAAGAGAGCCTCCGAGATCATTCGCAACAAGGTGCGCGGGTTTACGGATCCGGATTAAAACGCATCAGGCCCTTGACCTTCACCTTCAGGTGATCGTGAACCACCTCGATTTCGCGTTCGATCGGAATGATGGTTCGGCCATAAGCGCGGAAGGGCTCGTTGGGCGGAAGCTCAGCGAGCTCTTTTGTATCAGGGTACCACTCGAACTCGATTTCTTTACTGTTGAGCAGCATCTGGTACCATGGATAGAAGTTTGCTTTCCACAGGGTCTGAATCTGACTTTCCGGGATAGACTCATCGAAGGCGTTGATGCGCAGTGCAAACGAAATGTCTATTGGCCCGAATGATATGGAGTAGTAGGGGTGCGCTCCTGTTGAGTTGGCAAAGAGAAAAATATCATCAGGCGTAAGCTTTCCCCGGTGGAACATGAGCCTGAGATGTTCAAGCTCTCCTTTTACACCCGCTGTTTCATTGTATCCTTCAAGGCGTGTGAACGGAAGGTATTCGTACCGATTGAACTCTATGTCGTCGAAATCACTTCCTTTTTTCAACGGCAGCGGAGTGCCCTCCACCTCTTTTACTTCATCGACATCCGTCACATTTTCAACGCGTTCCTCAGAATATACTCCATCCACAGCAAGTATTCCCGTGAGCTGAATTTCGTCGTATGACTTATCTTTGGGCTTCTTGAAGCCTATGAATCGCGACTTTTTCTCACGGGATATTGTTGGCACCGGAGATACGCTATCCGATGCGTTAAACGGAAGAACAGCGACACCTGTTGATGGGGCTGAAACGGTCACCACCTTTTCATCAAGCGATGCGTAGAAATTGAGGTTTAAGGCGTCTTTGAGCTTGGATATGAACTCACCGAAGGTCCAGTCCGGAACATGGTTGGCCAAATCAAAGTCAAGCATCCTCAGTCTATTGGACCAGCTCCAATTCTTCCACTCAATTCGAATGTAATTGACCTTAGCCTGAATGTGCAGTGTGGATCCCGTACCCACATCTTCGTATATAGGTTCAGCGTAGATCTTGAGTAAATCACCGGAGGCTATGCCATTTAGTAGACCTTTCCCTTCTTTCTTAATCACGACCTTGTCACCCACAGTCATGCCTCCGAGCTGGTGCTGATGAAATGCAACTAATTCGCCAGGTGCATCATTACCGACATAGATGTTGAAGTAGTCTGTTCCGGGTACGGCGTTATAGGTTGCGCCACATTCAAATTCAAGCTCAATGCTTAACTCATAGATAGAGTTGACCTTATCAGCATGGTACGCTGATGTAGCGTCGTTGTACTTATTGTCTGAGTCCGTGAGCTCAACCTCAGCCTTTAGCTTGTGAACTGTTCCGGGTGTTCCGTGCCAATTCTGAGCGGAGTCATGTTCAGCTCTAACAAGTCCATAGTCCTCCATTCGACCGATGCCTTTGTTACACAACAGAAAAATGCTTGTCAAATACCCGGTAAGGCCTTCAACGTGATAGCCGGCCGCAGCGAATCCTTTTTCGATCAAATGACAAATGAACACTTGAGGCACAGCATCCGAGAAATTTACAGGTATACCTTCATCAACACCTCCGGCCGTAGTTCCATCACTAATTGGGTTCCAAGCTATTTCACCACTTCTGTATGGATCCGGCAGGTTGATCAGACCGGAGTAGTACGGGAACTTCTTATTGGAGTCATCACCGTCCGGATTCTCACCGAAGTACTCACGCCAGATTATGAGAGGGAAACAACAGTCACGATCAGGCCAACTGTAGTCCCAAGCTTCAATGGTTTGCAAGTCATCTACTACATAGCTTTTTAGAGGGAGGCTGCTTAATGGCTGCTCCATCACATCTGAAACCAAATGCCCGGTCTTAATGGACACTTCATACCCGGACGAGCTGGCCTTCCAGAATCTCACTTTCGCTAGATAGCTTACTCCAATGAAATTCAATACGCCGTCTAGCACGCGAATATCGGTGTCGGACTCGGGCAGGTGAAAGAGTCCGAGCACTCTGTTATTTACAGGAGATATCGGAAGGGTAATGGGGTAGGTGTAATCCGCAGTTAAACCGTCTTCAAAGATTTGGTTCTTCTCGACCTTCGTTAATCGGAGGTTCTTGGGAAGATCCACTGAGACCCCTTCTATAATGAGCTCTATATTCCCGATCTTCATGCGTGGTGCTGTTGTTCAGAGTCAATCAAGAATTTCATGGTGACGCCTTTGAAGAACTCCTTTCCGGCGTATAGATCAACCTCACGGCGTTCGGCGATAACGGGCACCCACCCGCCTTCGTACCATAGGTAGACTTCATCGGAAAGCACAAAGTCGACGAAGTGATCGAGTTCATTTCGCGAGAGAAAGCCGGTGGAGGCCTCGAGGGAGCGTTGCGCACGAACCTTGTTGACGAAGATTTCTGAGAAGTCGGTGTCGTAGCCAGCCTCCAGCACTCGGGCGGCGAGCTCGGTCTCCACCTTCACGCCTTCGAAAGAGTCCCCATCGAACCGTAGGTTCTCGAACACACCAAATGAATTTCGGTATAAGAACAAACGCTCGGACTTGCGGCGGCGGCGATCAACCTTGAACGGCATCTTAGGTGAAAGGATGTCGCTGGTCGACATGTTCTTGGCAATCCAAAGCTCGTATGAATCCATCGTCTTTTCTGAATCGAGTTGACTTTCGAACTGCGCCCAGGACACGTCTACCTGAATTACATCATACCAGCCCATGTTGTCAAGCTTCGGATCCGGGTCTTCATCAACCCCCACAGTAAACGACTCGGACGTACCATCCGTGTACGTGACTGTGCAGCGCAAATAGATGTTGGAAGAACTTGCATTGGCGTGAACGTAGTACAGATAGGCTTTTTGGTTTTGACGAACTCTACGAGCGTAGTTGAACCATGTGAGCCAACGCTCTTGAGAATCGACGCTATTCCAACGACTCAGTAAATCCACGCTTGGAGATTTCCATTTTGGAGTGCCCCCTGCAAATGTCCAGATTAGGATCTCGGTGTCTTGAACGCCGTAGTATGTAGGATGGGAGGTGCTTACGACTTTTCGATCATATGCGCGAAGACCAATGTAGTTGACTACCGAGTTCCTACGCACCATAGTGCCGCCGGCCGGGAGTTCAAGATCGCAAGGTAAGTTGCGTGTGATTCTCGATAGATCAAACTTGGCCACGCCACTCTCATCAACGGTCTTAGAAACGCGCTGAAAGAATGTCCAATCGTTGGCACTAAAGGAAAGGCCCGGGGTGGTGCCCAGCCAGACCTCAAGCACAATGGCGTATTCAGGAATGTAGTAGTCCTTGAACAGCAGATTCTCCTGAGTTAATGACCAAGGCTGACCGGCTTCTACGGTTAAGGTGTAGGGCGGCATGTTGTCGTAATCGCGCACCTCCAACTTGAATTTGTTGACATCGGATCGGTAGATCGCGAAATACTTCATGAGGATAGGGTTCCTCAACAGAATCGGTATAACCTCGTCATCGATGTAGTCCGTGACGCTAACGTATCCTGTGCCATCGAAGAACTGCAAAGTGTCGTCTGCATCAGGAGACACGCCAATGGCTTCAAAGGTCATATCGATATTTAGAGACGGAATAGCGAAGTGGAACACATCGCCCGTATTCGGCAGGTTCGGCACGTTGAAGATGATCGCCGACGGATCGTCGTTGAGACTTTCGTCAATATAGCCGTCACCTGTAATGCGCACTAAATGCGGATCGTCAGCAAGAATTGG encodes:
- a CDS encoding site-specific integrase; this translates as MKRKKIKLKRIKNKRERRKHANELIRKLNRELESGYNPWMEQESANAFATVDEVFDRYLLFKQRDCKTGGIRKDSLRTDTSFISVFRKWLKENHFDLVYIMELKRSHLMQYLDHMYLDREVSARTRNHHHDFLVKLGRWMVSQEYCKANPAEEIPKLREAPRRRQPISAVNKVRPHEFLQEHDPHYLRLCLAAYYCLIRRKELCFIRVKDVYLDRGYIYVGHEVAKNRKERSATIPKVFEKELRSLRLDDCPPNYYLFSADGFKPGPEMLNPKKITDVRTKYRRQIPLPPNNQFYSLRETGITDMVHKIDPHSVRDHADHHSLEITNGYVAQDMKRASEIIRNKVRGFTDPD